The following proteins are co-located in the Fischerella sp. PCC 9605 genome:
- a CDS encoding sodium:calcium antiporter — protein MLNFANYPIWMNLVIFAVAGGAVCFTGARLSIYADTIADRTGWGRAFIGALLLGGAASLPEIATTTTASAIGNAPLAANNILGEIGMQMAILALIDMVMVKGALTFFAPQPVLMLGGVVLVTLLALVLAANAAGEFVSLFGIGLWSVIVFGAYLISLYMIQRYERQDYWQPVTLPHQPAAEVTEQITTELHQLSLKRIFLYFAANSFVVLIAGWILAQIGDTLGEQTALGGSFIGATLLAFATSLPEAITTISAVRLGAFDLAISNIFGSNALTVSLFFIADIFYRQGTIFAAIDRPSMFMGALAIVLTCVFLWGLLERDNQTIYRMGVDSAIVITIYLGGLLLLYSFSNGAPT, from the coding sequence ATGTTAAATTTTGCCAATTACCCCATCTGGATGAACTTAGTTATCTTTGCGGTGGCGGGTGGTGCTGTTTGTTTCACGGGTGCGCGCTTATCAATCTACGCCGATACTATCGCCGATCGCACTGGTTGGGGACGAGCTTTTATTGGGGCGCTGTTATTAGGTGGGGCTGCATCATTGCCGGAAATCGCAACTACAACAACAGCATCGGCGATCGGTAATGCTCCCTTAGCTGCCAATAATATCTTGGGAGAAATAGGGATGCAGATGGCCATCCTCGCTTTGATCGATATGGTAATGGTGAAAGGAGCGCTCACCTTTTTTGCTCCCCAACCGGTGCTAATGCTAGGTGGTGTAGTACTCGTGACACTCCTTGCTTTAGTCTTAGCTGCAAATGCTGCGGGAGAATTTGTATCGTTGTTCGGAATCGGGTTATGGTCAGTTATTGTATTTGGTGCCTACCTAATCTCGCTATATATGATCCAGCGATATGAAAGGCAAGATTACTGGCAACCGGTAACTTTACCCCATCAGCCAGCAGCAGAAGTAACAGAACAAATAACGACAGAACTACATCAGTTGTCGCTCAAAAGAATTTTTTTATATTTTGCTGCTAACAGCTTTGTGGTTTTGATCGCAGGATGGATTTTGGCGCAAATAGGAGATACCCTTGGGGAGCAAACAGCATTAGGAGGCAGCTTTATAGGAGCAACTTTACTCGCCTTTGCTACTTCTTTGCCAGAGGCGATTACTACTATTAGTGCTGTGCGCTTAGGCGCTTTTGATTTGGCTATTTCTAATATTTTTGGTTCCAACGCTCTTACTGTATCCTTGTTCTTTATTGCAGACATTTTCTATCGCCAGGGAACTATTTTTGCAGCAATAGATCGTCCATCTATGTTCATGGGTGCCTTGGCTATTGTCCTTACTTGTGTTTTTCTATGGGGGTTACTAGAGCGAGATAACCAGACTATCTATCGGATGGGAGTAGATTCCGCAATAGTAATAACTATTTACCTTGGTGGCTTGTTACTACTTTATTCATTCAGTAACGGAGCGCCTACTTGA
- a CDS encoding aminotransferase class V-fold PLP-dependent enzyme, giving the protein MTKVSTGKLTSHPTPVQEVIEKHQRGLNANPALYLQQNNSQLTQEVRDAAANYMGAQSSDIALTDSTTMGTALVINGLQIRENQEMLTTEFDYYSTHESLRYKAARTEATVREIPLYQNIQKVSEDEIVDILIDAVRPQTRLITATWVHSSTGLKVPIRRISDRLAEINANRSQSDRVLLFVDGVHGLGVEDATMSDLNCDFFTAGTHKWLFAPRGTGVIWGNPRSQAAVSPTIPTFTRTGDWGGRMTPGGFKPFEHQWAQAEAFRFHQQLGKSRVQKRIHSLSRQLKEGLANMSNVTLYTPMSKNLFSGIICFDVNHFSPVQVVRQLRQRNIIASDTPYAPSHARLTPGVYNTPQEVEQVLTAIRDLA; this is encoded by the coding sequence ATCACAAAAGTTAGTACTGGGAAGCTGACTTCACACCCAACACCAGTTCAAGAGGTAATAGAAAAACACCAACGCGGGTTAAATGCAAATCCAGCGCTGTATCTACAACAGAACAATTCCCAACTCACACAGGAGGTAAGGGACGCAGCAGCAAACTATATGGGCGCACAATCGAGCGATATTGCACTTACCGACAGCACCACGATGGGAACTGCACTAGTAATCAACGGTTTGCAAATCCGTGAAAATCAAGAGATGCTGACCACTGAATTTGACTACTACTCCACCCACGAATCATTGCGCTACAAAGCAGCGCGTACAGAAGCTACGGTGCGAGAAATTCCACTCTACCAAAATATTCAAAAGGTGTCAGAAGATGAAATTGTCGATATATTAATTGATGCCGTTCGCCCACAAACTCGTTTAATTACTGCAACGTGGGTACATTCCAGTACTGGCTTAAAGGTTCCCATACGTAGAATTTCCGACAGATTAGCAGAAATTAACGCCAATCGCAGTCAAAGCGATCGCGTACTTTTGTTTGTCGATGGGGTGCATGGTTTAGGCGTAGAAGATGCAACGATGAGTGATTTGAACTGTGATTTCTTCACCGCAGGAACTCACAAATGGCTGTTTGCGCCCCGTGGTACCGGGGTCATTTGGGGTAATCCCAGATCCCAAGCAGCTGTTTCACCCACGATTCCTACTTTCACACGTACTGGTGACTGGGGAGGCAGAATGACACCAGGGGGATTTAAACCCTTTGAGCATCAGTGGGCGCAGGCAGAAGCTTTTAGATTTCACCAACAACTTGGCAAATCAAGAGTGCAAAAGCGCATCCATAGTCTTAGCCGACAACTTAAGGAAGGTCTGGCAAACATGTCTAATGTAACCCTTTATACGCCAATGTCTAAAAATCTTTTCTCCGGTATAATCTGTTTTGATGTCAACCATTTTAGCCCAGTGCAGGTGGTACGCCAACTGCGGCAGCGCAATATTATCGCCAGTGATACACCGTATGCCCCTTCCCATGCCCGTTTGACACCGGGGGTGTATAACACTCCCCAAGAAGTAGAGCAGGTATTAACAGCAATTCGGGATTTAGCGTGA
- a CDS encoding phage holin family protein, which produces MIGILITWLVTTISFLIISRIPALGIEIDSFKKAAIAAAVFGILNAILLPILIFFTFPFIILTLGLFFFVLNSIIFSLAARLVNGFRLRHGFWSATLGSLALTIINSILLAIVPPFI; this is translated from the coding sequence ATGATTGGCATCCTAATTACTTGGTTAGTTACTACCATCAGCTTTTTGATTATTTCCAGAATTCCAGCTTTGGGAATTGAAATAGATAGTTTTAAAAAAGCGGCGATCGCTGCGGCTGTATTTGGAATTTTAAATGCTATTTTACTTCCCATTTTGATCTTTTTTACATTTCCATTCATCATCCTGACGCTGGGATTATTCTTCTTTGTTTTAAATTCGATTATCTTTAGTTTAGCCGCTCGTTTAGTAAATGGTTTTCGCTTACGACATGGCTTTTGGAGTGCTACTCTAGGTTCTCTTGCCTTAACAATTATTAACTCTATTCTTTTGGCAATTGTGCCACCTTTCATTTAA
- a CDS encoding haloacid dehalogenase-like hydrolase: MPIVSEDTASAAVRACQAAGIQVKMITGNYALTAVTIARRMGLGQTEEVLAYTGHKLAQMSD, from the coding sequence TTGCCTATTGTTTCTGAAGACACGGCGAGCGCTGCCGTGCGTGCCTGTCAAGCAGCGGGCATTCAAGTCAAAATGATTACAGGCAACTATGCGTTAACAGCAGTTACGATCGCACGTCGCATGGGCTTAGGTCAAACAGAAGAAGTGCTGGCTTATACCGGGCATAAACTAGCCCAGATGAGCGATTAA
- a CDS encoding D-arabinono-1,4-lactone oxidase — translation MQQEWINWSGSIRFTPKSIETPENEEMLVDLVRQAVAFKRNLRVVGSSHSCSQVFKTDDILVSLEKFADIESYDATAGTATVNAGMKLHDISQALLKVGLAMENIGDVDYQAIAPAIGTGTHGAGKHLTNLSGQVIGLRMVTGTGEIVECSLEQNPELLRAARVSMGTLGIFTAVKLRLLPAYKLHRQEWCTHIDDCLANLDWLMEENRNFAFYWYPRRDEARIRIWNLPGQGSTDLSFARLDKEWSGWSGEVLPTPQELRYDESEYSLPVEVAPECFKKVRQRVKEKHRQMVGWRILYRPIARDDAYLSNAYERDIVAITLHQNAALPHWEYFTDIESIFQAYDGRPHWGKKHTLKAKDLRSLYPMWNRFQEIRQRLDPNGIFLTRYLRELLVGE, via the coding sequence ATGCAACAAGAATGGATAAACTGGTCTGGAAGCATCCGATTTACACCAAAAAGCATCGAAACGCCGGAAAATGAGGAGATGCTTGTAGATCTTGTGCGCCAAGCGGTAGCCTTCAAACGTAATCTGCGCGTGGTTGGTTCCAGTCACTCCTGCTCCCAGGTCTTCAAGACGGATGATATCCTTGTCTCACTGGAAAAGTTCGCGGACATTGAGTCATACGATGCCACAGCTGGTACAGCCACGGTCAATGCTGGTATGAAATTACACGACATTAGCCAAGCCTTGCTCAAGGTAGGTCTGGCAATGGAAAACATTGGCGATGTGGATTATCAGGCAATTGCACCTGCAATTGGAACGGGTACTCACGGCGCAGGGAAGCATCTGACAAATCTATCGGGTCAGGTTATTGGGCTGCGGATGGTCACTGGCACAGGGGAAATAGTGGAATGCTCGCTGGAGCAAAACCCGGAATTACTACGAGCAGCGCGGGTGTCGATGGGCACGCTCGGTATTTTTACCGCAGTTAAGCTACGCCTGTTACCAGCTTATAAGCTTCACAGACAAGAATGGTGTACGCACATTGATGATTGTCTTGCCAACCTCGATTGGTTAATGGAGGAAAACCGTAATTTCGCCTTCTACTGGTATCCCCGTAGGGACGAGGCAAGAATTAGGATATGGAATCTACCAGGGCAAGGTTCAACTGACCTCTCTTTTGCTAGGCTTGACAAGGAGTGGAGTGGCTGGAGTGGTGAAGTTCTCCCAACTCCACAGGAACTTCGCTACGATGAATCGGAGTATTCTCTACCAGTTGAAGTAGCTCCTGAGTGCTTTAAAAAGGTGCGTCAACGAGTGAAGGAAAAGCATCGTCAGATGGTTGGCTGGCGGATTCTTTATCGACCGATAGCAAGAGACGATGCCTACCTCAGCAATGCTTATGAACGCGATATTGTTGCTATCACTCTTCATCAAAATGCTGCTCTTCCCCACTGGGAGTATTTCACCGACATTGAATCTATTTTTCAAGCTTACGATGGACGTCCTCATTGGGGAAAGAAACATACACTCAAGGCAAAAGATTTGCGATCGCTCTATCCAATGTGGAACCGTTTCCAAGAAATCCGTCAACGCCTAGATCCTAATGGTATCTTTCTTACTCGATACTTACGTGAGCTTTTAGTAGGCGAGTAA
- a CDS encoding FAD-dependent oxidoreductase gives MGNSEQETVPYSPFPIPFFDDASATFLPTAGVGASMAMESAADLYDELSRATSKYVPNAIDLFIKRRRNRVDAIQAESRRLAKLMLLKSNLFASGRNSLMRFMSENLLFLSISTSMNQPI, from the coding sequence ATGGGGAACTCTGAACAGGAAACTGTTCCCTATTCCCCGTTCCCTATTCCCTTCTTCGATGACGCCTCAGCAACCTTTCTACCCACTGCTGGTGTTGGCGCGTCTATGGCAATGGAATCTGCTGCTGACCTTTATGACGAACTTTCGCGCGCTACCTCAAAGTACGTTCCTAATGCGATCGACTTGTTTATCAAACGCCGACGTAACCGTGTTGATGCTATTCAGGCTGAGTCACGTCGTCTCGCAAAACTCATGCTTTTAAAATCCAATTTGTTCGCTTCCGGTCGCAATTCTCTCATGCGTTTTATGTCCGAAAATTTGCTGTTCTTAAGTATTTCAACAAGTATGAACCAGCCGATATAA
- a CDS encoding amylo-alpha-1,6-glucosidase, producing the protein MRISVGSPILTINHGSTFMVTDLNGNIHHDGHQGIFSEDTRYLSYYACYIDGYAWTRLSSTTTTYYAARVYLTNPEFTSRNGKVPEGSVSLIISRTVEEGIHEELDLTNYGIEPVSFNLEIAMRSDFADIFEVETRQFVRRGRIETRWDKEKKELSTSYTNDDFYRCLIYQISNCTSTPHSANGRITFEVKLEPGESWQASCNYILVDNGRVRSTVDFSYKTAVDRNVINTEIERLHCQWVDSVTELKSPNEHLNLLYRQSVEDIGALRLYDYDLAPDVWIPAAGVPKFVTVFGRDSIIVSLQNMITHAGFALGTLKKLGQLQATELDDWRDAQPGKILHEIRTGELARLGQIPHTPYYGTADATPLYLILLHEAWKWLGDTSLLHEQRDVALRCLEWIDKYGDFDGDGFQEYQIRSNSGYGIDNQGWKDSGDAIVYPDGTQVKAPKALCELQGYVFDAWMRMAEVFDVLGEREFSGELRTKAAKLHQSFEESFWCDDIGFYAFTLDPDKKPVKTVSSNPGHCLWSGMISPKRAERVVKRLFAPDMWTGWGIRTLSTQNSAYNPFSYHLGSVWPHDNSIIALGLKRYGFSKEVADVALGIFEAGSFFSNYRLPELYAGVEKEPGSFPVPYIEANVPQAWAAACVFQILQAMLGLQADAPNHCLHVDPYLPEWLPELTLQRVEVGKAVVDLRFWRDGESTKWDASVKAGDVEVKQQTWQPWIVEESVMKV; encoded by the coding sequence ATGCGAATCAGTGTTGGTTCTCCGATTTTAACAATTAATCATGGCAGTACCTTTATGGTGACTGATTTAAATGGAAATATTCACCATGATGGTCATCAAGGTATTTTTTCCGAAGATACTCGTTATTTGAGTTACTATGCCTGCTATATTGACGGTTACGCTTGGACTCGTCTGAGTTCTACCACAACCACCTATTACGCTGCACGGGTTTACCTGACCAATCCTGAATTTACCAGTAGAAACGGCAAAGTTCCTGAAGGTTCTGTGTCACTTATTATTAGTAGAACTGTTGAGGAAGGAATCCATGAAGAATTGGATTTAACCAATTATGGTATTGAACCAGTTAGCTTCAATTTAGAAATTGCCATGCGCTCAGATTTTGCCGATATTTTTGAAGTGGAGACACGGCAATTTGTACGACGAGGACGTATTGAAACTAGATGGGATAAAGAGAAAAAAGAGTTAAGCACCAGCTATACTAATGATGATTTTTATCGTTGCTTAATTTATCAAATTAGTAACTGTACATCCACTCCTCATTCTGCCAACGGTCGCATCACTTTTGAAGTCAAATTAGAACCAGGAGAAAGCTGGCAGGCTAGTTGCAATTACATCTTAGTTGACAATGGCCGCGTACGCTCTACAGTAGATTTCTCCTACAAAACAGCCGTTGATAGGAATGTTATTAACACAGAAATTGAACGGTTACATTGTCAGTGGGTTGATAGCGTTACCGAACTTAAGAGTCCAAATGAGCATTTGAACTTACTCTACCGTCAGTCTGTGGAAGATATCGGTGCGTTGCGACTTTATGATTATGACCTCGCACCCGATGTATGGATACCTGCGGCTGGTGTTCCTAAGTTCGTAACGGTTTTCGGTCGGGACAGTATAATAGTTAGCTTGCAAAATATGATAACTCATGCAGGCTTTGCACTCGGAACTCTCAAGAAACTGGGTCAATTGCAAGCTACTGAGTTGGATGATTGGCGCGATGCTCAACCAGGCAAGATTTTACATGAAATTCGTACTGGAGAGTTGGCACGTTTAGGGCAAATTCCCCACACACCTTACTATGGAACTGCTGATGCCACACCATTGTATTTAATTCTGTTACATGAAGCTTGGAAATGGCTGGGAGATACTTCGCTACTGCACGAACAGCGAGATGTTGCTTTGCGCTGCTTAGAGTGGATTGATAAATATGGCGATTTTGACGGCGATGGTTTTCAAGAGTACCAAATTCGCAGCAATTCGGGTTACGGAATCGACAACCAAGGTTGGAAAGATTCTGGTGATGCCATTGTCTACCCAGATGGAACTCAGGTGAAAGCACCCAAGGCTTTGTGTGAGTTGCAGGGTTATGTATTTGATGCCTGGATGCGGATGGCAGAAGTATTTGATGTATTGGGAGAAAGGGAATTTTCTGGTGAGTTACGCACTAAAGCTGCAAAACTGCATCAGTCATTTGAAGAAAGCTTTTGGTGTGATGATATCGGTTTTTATGCTTTTACCCTCGACCCCGATAAAAAACCAGTCAAAACTGTATCTTCTAATCCCGGTCACTGTTTGTGGAGCGGTATGATTAGCCCAAAACGTGCTGAACGTGTAGTTAAGCGCTTGTTTGCACCAGATATGTGGACAGGTTGGGGTATTCGCACTTTATCTACACAAAATTCCGCATACAATCCGTTTTCTTACCATCTTGGCTCGGTTTGGCCTCACGATAACAGTATCATTGCCTTGGGATTGAAACGCTACGGTTTTTCTAAAGAAGTAGCTGATGTCGCTTTAGGAATTTTCGAGGCTGGTAGCTTTTTTAGCAATTATCGCCTGCCAGAGCTTTACGCAGGAGTTGAAAAAGAGCCGGGAAGCTTCCCTGTACCGTACATAGAGGCAAACGTACCTCAAGCATGGGCAGCAGCATGTGTGTTTCAGATTTTACAAGCAATGCTCGGTTTGCAAGCGGATGCCCCGAATCATTGCCTGCACGTAGACCCCTATTTACCTGAATGGTTGCCAGAATTGACGCTGCAACGTGTGGAAGTTGGTAAGGCGGTGGTTGATCTGCGGTTCTGGCGGGATGGAGAAAGTACAAAATGGGATGCTTCGGTGAAAGCAGGTGATGTTGAAGTTAAGCAGCAAACTTGGCAGCCTTGGATTGTAGAAGAATCTGTGATGAAAGTTTGA